Proteins encoded together in one Orrella marina window:
- a CDS encoding 5-(carboxyamino)imidazole ribonucleotide synthase, whose product MTTVVPGHWLGVMGGGQLGRMFCQAAQAMGYRVLVLDPDDQAPACQIADEVIQASYDDDHALSMMAHRCSAVTTEFENVPAASLAALARRVRVTPGASAVEVAQDRCVEKSFIESLGIPVAPHAKILTINDLENASVELLKDGILKSARLGYDGKGQCRVKDLASAVAGFDEMGKVSCVLEARLDLAYELSVVLARSVAGEVVTYDVARNIHHDGILSVTHVDGQSDEVRAKATQWASQIAHGLGYHGVLCVEFFVLVDGRLFVNEIAPRPHNSGHYTQNACVTSQFEQQVRVMTELPLGNTRLLAPTVMLNLLGDVWLRGPEGNYQDPDWNRVLCHPEVSLHLYGKNEARPGRKMGHINITASTMEQAVSVANQVVAELDLPDQATLA is encoded by the coding sequence ATGACAACGGTTGTGCCAGGACATTGGCTAGGTGTGATGGGGGGCGGCCAGCTGGGTCGCATGTTCTGTCAGGCGGCTCAGGCAATGGGGTATCGGGTACTGGTGCTTGATCCGGACGACCAGGCACCAGCGTGCCAGATTGCTGATGAGGTCATTCAGGCAAGCTACGATGACGATCACGCGCTGTCGATGATGGCACATCGCTGTTCGGCAGTCACCACTGAGTTCGAGAATGTCCCTGCGGCTAGCCTGGCTGCACTTGCTCGTCGTGTCAGGGTGACGCCTGGCGCGAGTGCAGTTGAGGTGGCTCAGGATCGCTGTGTAGAGAAATCATTCATCGAGTCGCTGGGTATCCCGGTTGCGCCACACGCCAAGATCCTGACGATCAACGATCTTGAAAACGCATCTGTCGAGTTGCTCAAGGATGGTATTCTGAAGTCCGCCCGCCTCGGCTACGATGGCAAGGGCCAGTGTCGAGTGAAGGATCTGGCCAGCGCTGTCGCTGGCTTCGATGAGATGGGAAAAGTGTCATGTGTACTGGAAGCACGTCTGGATCTGGCATATGAACTATCTGTAGTGCTTGCCCGTAGTGTGGCCGGAGAAGTGGTCACGTACGATGTGGCACGTAATATCCATCATGACGGCATTCTGTCGGTCACCCACGTTGACGGCCAGAGTGACGAGGTTCGTGCCAAGGCTACTCAGTGGGCGAGCCAGATTGCACACGGGCTGGGTTATCACGGCGTGTTGTGTGTTGAGTTCTTTGTGCTGGTTGATGGACGTTTGTTCGTCAACGAAATCGCCCCCAGACCGCACAACAGTGGCCATTACACCCAGAATGCCTGTGTAACCAGCCAGTTCGAGCAGCAAGTGCGTGTCATGACAGAGTTGCCTTTGGGAAATACCAGGTTGCTCGCACCGACGGTGATGCTCAACCTTCTTGGTGATGTCTGGTTACGCGGACCAGAGGGCAATTATCAGGATCCTGACTGGAACCGTGTCCTGTGTCACCCCGAAGTGAGTCTGCATCTTTATGGCAAGAACGAAGCACGTCCAGGGCGAAAGATGGGGCACATAAACATCACTGCATCTACGATGGAGCAGGCGGTGTCGGTGGCGAATCAGGTCGTTGCAGAGCTTGATTTGCCCGATCAGGCAACATTGGCTTGA
- a CDS encoding CaiB/BaiF CoA transferase family protein: MWNAENGKGSALHGVRVVDLSRVLGGPFCSQILGDHGADVIKLEPPSGDETRHWGPPFEGGVASYFIGVNRNKTGLTLDLSSEEGRTFLRTLLADADVVLENFKPGTLEKWGLGYETLKEEFPRLIHCRVSGFGGDGPLGAMPGYDACAQAMCGLMSVNGEKDGPATRVGLPVVDMVTGLNATIAILMAIQERHNSGLGQFLDITLFDCAISLLHPHAANFFGNGKTPQRTGNAHPNIAPYETVKTLEGELFLAVGNDRQFKIMTELLGNPGLAQDPRFATNADRLANRPQLHEQLERLLANEKAAELSPILLKAGVPAAPVLTVPEILTHPHTLHRNMVLEHDGYRGVASPIKLSRTPARLRKLPPGFTPASERDSSS; encoded by the coding sequence ATGTGGAATGCAGAAAATGGCAAGGGTTCGGCCCTGCATGGAGTGCGAGTAGTGGATTTGAGCCGGGTCCTGGGCGGTCCGTTCTGCAGTCAGATTCTTGGGGATCATGGCGCAGATGTGATCAAACTCGAACCGCCAAGCGGCGATGAGACACGTCACTGGGGGCCTCCATTCGAAGGTGGTGTAGCCTCTTACTTCATCGGGGTCAACCGCAACAAGACGGGGCTGACCCTGGACCTGTCCAGCGAAGAGGGACGCACGTTTTTGCGTACGCTTCTGGCTGATGCGGACGTGGTGCTTGAGAACTTCAAACCAGGAACACTTGAGAAATGGGGCCTGGGCTATGAGACCCTTAAGGAGGAGTTCCCACGTCTGATCCACTGCCGGGTATCCGGATTTGGCGGTGATGGCCCACTAGGTGCAATGCCAGGATACGATGCTTGCGCACAGGCAATGTGCGGCCTCATGAGCGTGAACGGAGAGAAAGACGGTCCTGCGACCCGGGTTGGTCTGCCGGTGGTCGACATGGTGACGGGGCTGAACGCCACCATCGCCATTCTGATGGCTATTCAGGAACGCCACAACAGTGGGCTGGGACAGTTTCTGGACATTACGCTGTTTGACTGCGCCATTTCGCTACTGCACCCGCATGCAGCCAATTTTTTTGGCAATGGCAAGACTCCGCAGCGCACCGGCAATGCTCACCCGAATATAGCGCCCTATGAAACGGTCAAGACGCTGGAAGGCGAACTCTTTCTAGCGGTTGGAAACGACCGCCAGTTCAAGATCATGACAGAGCTCCTGGGTAACCCGGGACTGGCACAAGACCCCCGATTTGCCACGAATGCGGACCGACTCGCCAATCGACCGCAATTACACGAACAACTCGAAAGACTACTGGCGAATGAGAAGGCTGCCGAACTGTCCCCGATTTTACTCAAAGCCGGGGTCCCAGCCGCGCCTGTTTTAACTGTTCCGGAAATCCTGACACATCCTCATACACTGCATCGCAACATGGTGCTAGAGCACGATGGATACAGAGGAGTGGCTTCACCAATCAAACTCTCACGTACACCTGCCCGGCTGCGCAAGTTACCCCCAGGTTTCACCCCTGCGTCTGAGCGCGACTCGTCGTCCTGA
- a CDS encoding LysR substrate-binding domain-containing protein, translated as MRKGIPNLSALQAFEATARLGSFSRAAEELALTHSAVHRQVTALEQRLGVSLFNRVRRRVVVTEPGAQYAARIRQHLEQIEKDTFSLMSEAGIGRRLHVAVLPTLASLWLIPRLPDFNRHYPDISVSLSLRTLPFQFSDHPFDGAIYHSRAAWPGTAGMKLFAEQELVPVCAAFVLKEQPLDPIQRMAQLTHLHLSSRPDAWRDWYQVSGLPYTPSVAGGPRYEVFTMVLAAARAGLGVGLVPRFIAQDALDRGELVSPVVRNLPVPEAYFFGYPAHSEPSASLRAFEQWLLATVRTTSRAQTQG; from the coding sequence ATGAGAAAAGGCATTCCTAATCTGAGTGCGCTTCAGGCGTTCGAAGCCACGGCCAGGCTGGGAAGTTTTTCCAGGGCAGCCGAGGAGCTTGCTTTAACGCATAGTGCCGTGCACCGGCAGGTGACTGCTCTTGAGCAGCGCCTTGGCGTGTCGCTGTTTAACCGGGTCAGAAGAAGGGTGGTGGTGACCGAGCCTGGTGCTCAATATGCCGCACGGATCCGGCAGCATCTGGAACAGATCGAGAAAGATACGTTCAGCCTCATGAGCGAGGCCGGTATTGGGCGCAGATTGCACGTTGCTGTCTTACCGACCCTGGCATCGCTATGGCTTATTCCCCGGTTGCCAGATTTTAATCGTCACTACCCGGATATTTCGGTCAGTCTTTCGCTGCGCACCCTGCCATTTCAGTTCAGTGATCATCCCTTTGATGGTGCCATTTATCATAGCCGGGCGGCATGGCCCGGAACCGCAGGAATGAAACTGTTCGCGGAGCAGGAACTGGTCCCTGTATGCGCGGCGTTCGTGCTTAAGGAACAACCCCTCGACCCGATTCAACGCATGGCTCAGCTTACACATCTGCACTTGAGTTCGCGCCCAGACGCCTGGCGTGACTGGTATCAGGTGTCAGGCTTGCCGTACACGCCCAGTGTGGCTGGTGGACCTCGTTACGAGGTCTTCACGATGGTGCTGGCAGCGGCTCGAGCTGGACTGGGGGTTGGATTGGTGCCACGATTTATTGCGCAAGATGCGCTTGATCGTGGTGAACTGGTTAGTCCGGTCGTGCGTAACTTGCCCGTTCCCGAAGCTTATTTCTTTGGCTATCCGGCCCATAGCGAGCCATCGGCTTCGCTAAGGGCATTCGAGCAGTGGCTGCTTGCAACTGTCAGGACGACGAGTCGCGCTCAGACGCAGGGGTGA
- a CDS encoding acyl-CoA dehydrogenase family protein has product MDISQQEINTLHPVPDAHGINLFEADASRNVLAAYLPEKLHQHLLPHLTRLGSLAGSRLDELANTADKNPPELSVRTRSGIDESRVIKHPAYIELERWAYSEFGLAAMSHRPGVLRWPEPMPPAAKYALTYLFVQAEFGLCCPVSMTDSLARTLKKFGDPALVEKVMPLVTSQDFDTLHQGAMFMTEQGAGSDVSATATLAHHQPDGHWLLSGDKWFCSNPDAGFAMVLARSEDAPGLKGISLFLLPRTLPDGTPNSYRILRLKDKLGTRSMASGEIRLEGAFAWLVGERGKGFKHMADMINNSRLSNGVRAAGLMRRALTEALFVSKNRRAFGKRLIDMPLMQRQLLKMAVWTEQARTMVFQTAKALQAFDQDESLRPLARILTPLIKFRACRDARKVTGDAMEVRGGCGYIEEWTDPRLVRDAHLGSIWEGTSNIVALDVIRAIRRENALPALRGLVDELLAQGEPVSGELAELQHERIEAAFKLAEQAGEDDDAVKARQVGTALYNVVTMAGMRWEARQANLPMRARLADMVLTHRLSARDPLTASSEKSDAALVEWLSQGV; this is encoded by the coding sequence ATGGATATCAGCCAGCAGGAAATCAATACTCTGCACCCTGTACCCGATGCACACGGAATCAACCTGTTCGAGGCTGACGCTTCCAGGAACGTGCTCGCAGCGTACCTCCCTGAAAAGCTGCATCAGCATCTTCTTCCCCACCTGACACGCCTCGGCTCGCTGGCCGGTTCGCGTCTGGACGAACTCGCCAATACTGCTGACAAAAACCCGCCAGAGCTTTCAGTTCGCACTCGCAGCGGAATTGACGAGTCGCGTGTCATCAAGCATCCGGCCTACATCGAACTTGAACGTTGGGCGTACAGCGAGTTTGGCCTGGCTGCCATGTCGCATCGTCCCGGTGTGTTGCGCTGGCCAGAGCCAATGCCACCGGCTGCCAAGTACGCACTCACGTACCTGTTTGTTCAGGCTGAATTCGGACTGTGCTGTCCAGTCAGCATGACAGATTCTCTGGCGCGCACCCTCAAGAAGTTTGGAGACCCGGCCCTTGTCGAAAAAGTGATGCCTCTGGTTACCAGCCAGGACTTCGATACGCTGCATCAAGGCGCAATGTTCATGACCGAGCAAGGGGCTGGCTCGGATGTCAGTGCCACAGCGACCCTGGCGCACCATCAGCCTGATGGGCACTGGCTCCTGAGCGGTGACAAGTGGTTCTGCTCTAACCCTGATGCCGGCTTTGCAATGGTTCTGGCCCGATCTGAAGATGCACCTGGCCTCAAAGGCATTTCGCTCTTTCTGCTGCCACGCACCCTGCCGGACGGAACACCCAACAGTTACCGGATCCTGCGTCTGAAAGACAAACTTGGAACCCGTTCGATGGCAAGCGGTGAAATTCGACTTGAAGGCGCTTTTGCATGGCTCGTTGGCGAGCGTGGCAAAGGCTTCAAGCACATGGCGGACATGATCAACAACTCGCGCCTCTCAAATGGTGTGCGGGCAGCGGGACTGATGCGCCGTGCACTCACTGAAGCGTTGTTTGTCTCCAAAAACAGGCGTGCCTTTGGTAAACGCCTGATTGACATGCCGCTCATGCAGCGTCAGCTCCTCAAAATGGCAGTCTGGACCGAGCAGGCCAGAACCATGGTGTTCCAGACTGCCAAAGCATTGCAGGCATTTGACCAGGATGAATCACTACGTCCGCTGGCCCGGATTCTCACCCCGCTTATCAAGTTCCGGGCATGCCGTGACGCACGCAAGGTCACAGGAGACGCCATGGAAGTACGGGGCGGGTGTGGCTATATCGAGGAGTGGACTGACCCCAGACTAGTGCGCGATGCTCACCTGGGTTCGATATGGGAAGGCACCAGCAATATCGTGGCGCTGGACGTGATCCGGGCTATCCGTCGCGAGAATGCCTTGCCGGCACTGCGCGGACTAGTCGATGAACTACTCGCACAAGGCGAGCCGGTCAGTGGTGAACTCGCCGAGCTTCAGCATGAACGCATCGAAGCCGCTTTCAAACTGGCTGAACAGGCTGGCGAGGACGATGATGCAGTCAAGGCTCGTCAAGTCGGCACAGCGCTCTACAACGTAGTCACCATGGCAGGTATGCGCTGGGAAGCTCGCCAGGCCAACCTGCCCATGCGAGCCAGGCTGGCTGACATGGTTCTCACACACCGCCTCAGTGCGCGTGACCCGTTAACTGCAAGCAGTGAAAAATCCGACGCTGCGCTTGTCGAATGGTTGTCCCAGGGAGTCTGA
- a CDS encoding thiamine pyrophosphate-binding protein, with translation MTHSTNADTQARTGGQLIVDQLVKQGVDHVFCVPGESFLAVLDALVDVNINVTVCRQEGGAAMMADAHGKLTGRPGICMVTRGPGASNAMAGIHIARQDSTPMILFVGQIERGMREREAFQEMDYRATFGPVAKWATEIDDPARVPEIVSRAFHVAMSGRPGPVVIALPEDMLTEVAQVVDAPRVEAVESAPAVGQMADLARRIASAKSPVAIVGGTRWNEQAVAQFADFAQRFNLPVAASFRRQMLFPHDHPCYIGDVGLGLNPDLLKRIQNADLLLLVGGRMSEIPSQSYTLLDIPVPRQSLVHIHPDAGELGRVYAPALAINASATAFAAELSALAAPSQMPWAKDTARMHNSYLQWSNPESVNPPGQLQMSKVMEHLESVLPDNAIMANGAGNYATWIHRFHRFNKFATQLAPTSGSMGYGLPAAVGAKRLWPERTVVCFAGDGCFMMHGQEFATAVQYDLPIIVLIVDNGMYGTIRMHQEKFYPGRISATDLRNPDFAAYARAFGGHGERVERSEDFAAAYERAIASGKPAIIHLLTDPQAITPTTTIDKLRAASQG, from the coding sequence ATGACACATTCCACGAATGCAGATACCCAGGCCCGCACGGGCGGACAGTTGATCGTTGACCAACTTGTGAAACAAGGCGTGGATCATGTTTTCTGCGTACCGGGAGAGAGCTTTCTGGCTGTACTCGATGCGCTGGTTGATGTGAACATCAACGTGACCGTATGCCGCCAGGAAGGTGGTGCCGCCATGATGGCCGACGCCCATGGAAAGCTGACTGGACGCCCAGGTATCTGCATGGTTACGCGCGGGCCCGGTGCGTCGAACGCCATGGCTGGCATTCACATTGCCAGGCAGGACTCGACACCCATGATCTTGTTTGTAGGCCAGATTGAACGGGGTATGCGTGAGCGTGAGGCGTTTCAGGAAATGGACTACCGCGCAACCTTTGGCCCTGTTGCCAAATGGGCCACCGAAATAGACGACCCGGCCCGTGTCCCCGAGATTGTGTCAAGAGCCTTCCATGTCGCCATGTCCGGTCGCCCCGGCCCCGTGGTGATTGCCTTGCCGGAAGACATGCTGACAGAAGTCGCACAGGTCGTTGACGCCCCCCGTGTGGAAGCAGTCGAATCTGCACCTGCCGTCGGTCAGATGGCCGACTTGGCGCGCCGGATTGCAAGCGCCAAATCCCCTGTTGCAATCGTGGGTGGTACACGCTGGAACGAACAGGCTGTTGCCCAGTTTGCGGACTTTGCACAGCGTTTCAATCTTCCTGTCGCCGCTTCGTTCCGGCGTCAGATGCTTTTTCCGCATGATCACCCCTGCTACATTGGTGACGTCGGACTCGGACTGAATCCGGATCTGCTCAAGCGAATTCAGAACGCAGACCTGCTGTTACTCGTGGGCGGCCGTATGTCTGAAATACCCAGTCAGTCCTACACACTACTCGACATTCCCGTACCCCGGCAGTCGCTGGTTCACATCCATCCTGATGCCGGCGAGCTCGGACGGGTATATGCGCCAGCGCTCGCGATCAATGCTTCGGCTACCGCGTTTGCGGCCGAACTAAGTGCGCTGGCTGCCCCTTCACAGATGCCTTGGGCGAAAGATACCGCTCGCATGCACAATAGCTATCTGCAGTGGAGCAACCCCGAAAGCGTCAACCCTCCAGGACAGCTGCAAATGAGCAAAGTCATGGAACATCTGGAGTCTGTACTGCCAGACAACGCCATCATGGCTAACGGTGCTGGTAACTACGCGACCTGGATTCATCGCTTTCATCGTTTCAACAAATTTGCGACACAGCTCGCCCCGACATCGGGATCGATGGGTTACGGGCTGCCTGCCGCAGTGGGAGCCAAACGCCTGTGGCCAGAACGCACAGTCGTCTGTTTTGCCGGCGACGGATGCTTCATGATGCATGGGCAGGAATTTGCCACAGCGGTTCAGTATGATCTGCCAATTATCGTACTGATCGTCGATAACGGCATGTACGGTACGATCCGCATGCACCAGGAGAAGTTTTATCCTGGCCGGATTTCTGCAACCGATCTGCGTAACCCGGACTTTGCTGCGTACGCCCGGGCATTCGGTGGCCATGGCGAACGCGTCGAACGGTCAGAAGACTTTGCGGCGGCTTACGAGCGCGCGATTGCCAGTGGCAAGCCAGCCATCATTCATTTACTGACTGATCCACAGGCGATCACACCAACCACCACGATCGACAAGCTTCGCGCAGCCTCGCAAGGCTGA
- the purE gene encoding 5-(carboxyamino)imidazole ribonucleotide mutase — MSSDNIQGSGPAPVVGVIMGSSSDWPIMQLAVEILKQFDVPHEAKVVSAHRMPQDMADYAGSAADRGLRAIIAGAGGAAHLPGMVAAFTHVPVYGVPVPSRYLRGEDSLLSIVQMPKGVPVATFAIGEAGAANAALHVVATLATTDPALAERLKQFRSQQTDAARSMELS, encoded by the coding sequence ATGTCTAGCGACAATATCCAGGGATCTGGCCCCGCTCCCGTTGTGGGGGTCATCATGGGTTCTTCAAGCGACTGGCCCATCATGCAGCTCGCTGTGGAAATTCTGAAGCAGTTCGATGTGCCGCATGAGGCAAAAGTCGTGTCGGCCCACCGTATGCCTCAGGATATGGCGGATTATGCGGGTAGCGCAGCTGATCGCGGCTTGCGTGCAATCATTGCTGGCGCAGGCGGGGCAGCGCATTTGCCCGGGATGGTTGCAGCTTTCACGCACGTTCCAGTTTACGGTGTGCCAGTGCCGTCCAGATACCTGCGTGGGGAGGACTCGTTGCTGTCGATTGTACAGATGCCCAAAGGGGTGCCGGTCGCAACCTTTGCGATCGGCGAGGCAGGTGCCGCCAACGCAGCACTTCATGTTGTTGCGACACTTGCAACTACTGATCCGGCGCTGGCAGAACGTCTGAAGCAATTCCGCAGTCAGCAGACAGACGCGGCCCGTTCGATGGAGTTGTCATGA
- a CDS encoding RodZ domain-containing protein, with protein sequence MQPTQALPVETWAQTLSQARVEQGLDIGTLARELMLSMAQIRGIEAGQTGAFHAQNYYLRGVQRYAERLQITLDPDPGTFQASDAASLRNRAPQRAQGIVQRQSSPADALQLPSGRSHGARLGRWLVILVVLLIGAGVYMAIGEGWPSKPIEDMVAGKSSNSSPGVGDQDQSSASAAAAESTGTGPATATQPASGTSVVTVNLGTAEIGTPSGTSSVAVPADASSGAPEQEIGNNAGTTLKPGAEHSDQGTRLTQNVTPSITGAMPDQASASLTQPIDSPNETDTQSSSPSDGASTQPLNQDSAVADEIVLRFNDDCWVELRRADGTSEQRIFNPGDEIRVAANEVDRLVLGNATAVQAIRAGKPFDVMQFTRGGTVARISGQALSQTAP encoded by the coding sequence ATGCAACCAACCCAGGCACTACCCGTGGAAACATGGGCCCAGACTCTCTCTCAGGCACGTGTCGAGCAAGGTCTCGATATCGGCACACTCGCACGGGAACTGATGCTTTCCATGGCTCAGATTCGCGGCATCGAGGCGGGACAGACCGGTGCGTTTCATGCACAAAACTACTATTTGAGAGGAGTGCAACGTTACGCGGAACGTCTACAAATCACCCTCGATCCTGACCCGGGAACATTCCAGGCCAGCGACGCAGCTTCACTCAGAAACCGTGCTCCACAGCGTGCCCAAGGCATTGTGCAACGTCAGAGCAGCCCGGCAGACGCCCTGCAACTCCCATCAGGACGCTCACACGGAGCCAGACTCGGACGCTGGCTTGTCATCCTTGTAGTCCTGCTCATTGGAGCAGGTGTCTACATGGCGATCGGTGAAGGCTGGCCGTCAAAGCCGATCGAAGACATGGTGGCAGGCAAGTCTTCCAACTCGTCACCTGGAGTTGGAGACCAGGATCAGTCCAGTGCCAGTGCGGCAGCGGCTGAAAGTACAGGCACTGGACCCGCTACGGCCACTCAGCCTGCTTCTGGAACGTCTGTTGTCACTGTCAACCTCGGTACCGCAGAAATCGGCACCCCATCCGGGACAAGTTCGGTGGCAGTCCCTGCCGACGCATCATCAGGTGCGCCTGAACAGGAAATCGGCAATAACGCCGGAACGACTTTGAAACCTGGCGCTGAGCACTCAGACCAGGGCACACGCTTGACACAGAATGTCACACCATCCATCACAGGTGCCATGCCGGATCAGGCGAGCGCAAGCCTTACACAACCGATTGATTCGCCAAATGAAACGGATACACAGTCAAGCAGTCCCTCTGATGGTGCATCGACACAGCCCTTGAACCAAGACAGTGCAGTCGCTGATGAGATTGTGTTACGGTTCAACGATGACTGCTGGGTGGAACTACGGCGAGCCGATGGCACCTCCGAGCAGCGGATCTTTAACCCTGGGGACGAGATTCGGGTCGCTGCAAACGAGGTTGACAGGCTGGTACTGGGTAATGCCACTGCCGTCCAGGCCATCCGCGCAGGCAAGCCTTTTGACGTGATGCAGTTCACACGAGGCGGCACGGTTGCCCGCATCAGCGGTCAGGCTTTGTCCCAGACAGCCCCCTGA
- a CDS encoding acyl-CoA dehydrogenase translates to MSASPSFHWDDPLLLESQLTDEERMVADAARAYCQEKLAPRVLEAFRHEKMDVSIFPEMGALGLLGPTIPEAYGGSGMNYVSYGLIAREVERVDSGYRSMMSVQSSLVMVPINEFGSEEQKQKYLPRLASGEWIGCFGLTEPNHGSDPGGMETRAVKTGSGYKLTGNKMWITNSPVADVFVVWAKCIGGDYDGRIRGFILEKGMTGLSAPAIHGKVGLRASVTGEIVMDEVEVGEEQMLPNVTGLKGPFTCLNSARFGIAWGALGAAEFCWHAARQYTMDRKQFGRPLAANQLIQKKLADMQTEITLGLQGCLRLGRMKDEGTAAVEITSIMKRNSCGKALDVARMARDMLGGNGISDEFGVARHLVNLEVVNTYEGTHDVHALILGRAQTGIQAFS, encoded by the coding sequence ATGTCTGCCTCACCTTCATTTCACTGGGATGATCCCCTCCTGCTCGAGAGCCAACTGACCGACGAGGAACGCATGGTTGCGGACGCAGCCCGCGCATATTGTCAAGAAAAACTGGCTCCCCGTGTGCTCGAAGCATTCCGTCACGAAAAGATGGATGTGTCAATTTTCCCGGAAATGGGTGCGCTTGGACTGCTTGGCCCCACCATCCCGGAAGCCTACGGTGGCTCGGGCATGAACTATGTCAGCTATGGTCTGATCGCACGGGAGGTCGAACGTGTGGACTCGGGTTATCGCTCAATGATGAGTGTTCAGTCCTCCCTGGTCATGGTTCCGATCAACGAATTTGGTAGCGAAGAGCAAAAGCAGAAGTATCTGCCCAGGCTCGCAAGCGGTGAGTGGATTGGTTGTTTCGGTCTGACCGAACCCAATCATGGATCTGATCCTGGCGGCATGGAGACTCGCGCCGTCAAGACTGGTTCTGGCTACAAGCTGACTGGCAACAAGATGTGGATCACCAACTCACCTGTTGCAGATGTTTTTGTTGTCTGGGCCAAGTGCATTGGTGGTGATTATGATGGTCGGATTCGTGGCTTCATCCTGGAAAAAGGCATGACAGGTCTGTCAGCACCAGCAATCCATGGCAAGGTCGGTCTGCGCGCCTCAGTTACTGGCGAGATCGTCATGGATGAGGTTGAAGTTGGCGAAGAACAAATGCTGCCTAACGTAACAGGTCTCAAAGGTCCGTTCACCTGCCTGAACTCGGCTCGTTTCGGGATTGCCTGGGGCGCACTCGGTGCCGCTGAATTCTGCTGGCATGCCGCCCGTCAGTACACGATGGACCGCAAGCAGTTTGGTCGCCCACTTGCTGCTAACCAGTTGATCCAGAAAAAGCTTGCTGACATGCAGACGGAGATCACCCTGGGCCTTCAGGGCTGCCTGCGCCTTGGTCGTATGAAGGATGAAGGCACTGCTGCGGTTGAGATCACCTCGATCATGAAGCGCAATTCCTGCGGCAAGGCTCTTGACGTCGCACGCATGGCACGCGACATGCTTGGTGGCAACGGGATCTCTGACGAATTTGGTGTTGCACGCCACCTGGTCAACCTTGAAGTGGTCAATACCTACGAAGGTACGCACGATGTGCACGCGTTGATACTGGGCCGTGCACAGACTGGAATCCAGGCATTCAGCTGA
- the purU gene encoding formyltetrahydrofolate deformylase: MHHNDYILTLSCPDQKGIVHKVSGVLLAHDGNIIDAQQFGDEVTGQFFLRVHFSLPEGSVIEPLRSDFRPVAEHFQMRWFLHDARKPARLLILVSRQGHCLNDLLYRIRSGQISATTVAIVSNHKDYEGMAQAYDIPYYYLPVNADNKTQQEQALLNIIEQEKVDLVILARYMQILSRSLCEALAGRAINIHHSFLPSFKGARPYYQAHARGVKLIGATAHYVTADLDEGPIIEQDIERVDHAMTVNDLTQVGSDIESLVLARAVRAHIEHRVLINGSRTVVFR; the protein is encoded by the coding sequence ATGCATCACAACGACTACATCCTGACTCTATCCTGCCCTGATCAAAAAGGGATCGTCCACAAGGTATCCGGTGTACTGCTGGCCCATGACGGCAATATCATTGACGCACAGCAATTTGGCGACGAAGTGACTGGGCAGTTTTTTCTGCGGGTCCATTTCTCTCTTCCCGAAGGCTCTGTCATCGAACCACTGAGAAGTGACTTCCGGCCTGTTGCTGAACATTTTCAGATGCGCTGGTTTCTGCATGACGCAAGAAAACCCGCCCGACTGCTGATATTAGTCAGTCGCCAGGGACACTGTCTGAACGACCTGCTGTATCGCATTCGGAGTGGCCAGATTTCGGCGACAACTGTTGCCATCGTCTCGAATCACAAAGACTACGAAGGCATGGCACAAGCATACGACATCCCGTATTACTACCTGCCAGTCAACGCCGACAACAAGACACAGCAAGAGCAGGCTCTGCTGAACATCATCGAGCAGGAAAAGGTTGATCTGGTCATTCTGGCCCGCTACATGCAGATTCTGTCCCGATCACTTTGCGAAGCCCTGGCGGGTCGCGCAATCAACATTCACCACAGTTTTCTGCCCAGTTTCAAGGGTGCTCGACCCTATTATCAGGCCCACGCACGTGGCGTCAAACTCATTGGTGCAACAGCTCACTACGTGACAGCCGATCTGGATGAAGGCCCCATCATCGAGCAGGACATCGAACGAGTTGACCATGCCATGACTGTGAACGACCTGACGCAGGTCGGTAGCGACATCGAATCCCTGGTGCTCGCGCGTGCCGTACGTGCGCATATCGAGCACCGAGTTCTGATTAACGGTTCCCGAACGGTGGTATTTCGGTAA